GCagcagcctctacagcatcaccCTCAATGAAGTGTCTGAAATACAAAGGTGTTGGTCCATACCGGCGATAAAAATCGATACATTCACCAGCCAGCACAAGACCTCAAAATAACCCTCAAGGTCTTACAAAGATAACTGTCAAAGATCACCCATCACAGGTGGGGATTATTTTACTTTATGCTTCTAAAATGAGCAGAATGTTAACGTTTAGCTTTAAGCTTTATACAGCATGTTTTCCTAACATCATTTCTTACGAAAAGTACACCTTTTAAAATGAACACTTATGTGCATGGgtaacagaaaaacagcatCTTCACAAAATAatcttttactttcattttctttaattttttaaGTGCATTCCTATTCCTTTGTACAGATTATTTATTTACCTCCATTTGCTCAATCACAACACCTTAAATGGTACAGTGGTGCAGCCATCTTACACAAAGAAAGGATAATGTAAATCAACTGCCTCGAAACTCAAAATATCAAGCTAACAGAAAACATACAATGAGATTAggaaaatgttttgtttaataTAAATGTCAGATTTACAGAACACTGACTATAATGCATGGTATTTGGAATACATTATCTAGGAGTGTTTCCCCTACAATACATCGGACTTGGGGCTGTTCTGGGCAATTTGTCATACTTTGCACAATTTATACGCATGAATCACAAATACGGAGTCTGCTTGCCTTTGACAAAAACATAACACTCGGTCTTCTTTGGTTGATGCTACTGTACATGCTTTGTCCTGTGGTTCCTACCACCACCACAATACATCTAACCCAAAGAGACATCTTACAAATTAATTAAATACTTAACACCAAGCATTTTAAAGGTGAAACGATAATCATTCATTTCTGCAACCCTCTTCTACACATTTATTCCAAAGGTGTCTGCTGGTGAATGTAAACAAATCTGTTTATTTAATATGGTGGACAGCAGGCTGAGCAGAGGAGCTAAGCTGAGGTTCTACTGCAGGACAGTCACTATGTTTTAAAGCATAAATGTAAGCATTACAATATCCAGAGTCTACACAGCCTACAGAGATGGGCATCTGGACAGCAAAGACATAAAAGGGATTCATAGCTTTGGAACATCTTACCCTAACACCCAAACTGACCAAGGCGCCACACGAAACACCTACACTAAACAGTGGAAGGGCTCACAGCCTTCATATAAACCCGTTCACAGTAAGTTAGCAGTTGTTTGAAGACTAATATGGATGTTTGGAAGACCGTACCCTGGGGAGAGCTCCATTTcccagaaaacacacacaagtCTATTAACTGATTGACTCAGTCCAGAATTCTTATACTCTGACTCCCAATCATTAGCAGGATTTTTGTAATTCACAATGAATGCAAAATCCTTTCTGTTTCAGCAACAATGGAAGTAACCACAGGTACTTCGCCTTGTTTAAAAGGTCATCCAGGTTATGGGTATACAGGTAAGTAGAAAGATCCATTATATCCGAGAGACGTCATTTCTTGTGCAGGAgagatataataaataaataaaagaacaCTTCACTCTTCTTAAGTCATTTCATAGCCAATTCTACTCCAGGTTCCAGGTCACCTTCAgctttatttataaatacaaaTACGCCAACACTGCTTGCATTAATTCCAGAGCATGATTTTAGGTGTGCAGTAGAAAGCAACAACATGTATTCAATAATTAGCATTGCACAGtttaaggaagaaaaaaatgtatacatGACAAGGCAGCATCTTTTCAAAAATTAAAACACTGAAAAAACACTAGATCAAAAGAAAAATGCTATGCAGCCTTGTGGACAAAATTTTCATAATTGCCAGCTAAGCTCATGATGGAGCACTTCACAAGCACAGCACATCTTCACAGTGCACATGGAGCACATCACAAAAGCTGTTCCAATTTCCTGCAGGTTTTGGATGTTTGGGCACCACATGATCCTTAAAGCATGAATGTACCTATCTGCACTTACCGACATTCAAGTCATTCTGAAACAATTAAACAAATGCATGATAAATAGAGGAGAAACAAAATGCATACCGAGTCATTTAAAAGGCCTCTGTCACACGACCAGGTGAAATTTCTGTAGTAAATACTGTCCACATATAATATTCTTGTATTATGATGTCAGCTATAGCATTCATTTGTTGACCCCATTAAAGGCATCAGCTGTTCAATGCTACAaacaaattgtaaaacaaaagataaacaaaatgacaaaacaaTGAGGTTCCCTAATTCAACCCCGGCACAACCTGCCTGCTGAACACTTAGTATTAGCATTCTTCTCAGGCCAGCAATGCTGTATTTTCAAAAAACAATCTGCATTAACATGAGTTATATCTTGTTCCCTACATTCATTTCAAACACACATTGGAGATCTTCTCTGCTTTCCTTTCGGTTTTGTGTCATtccatatttacaaaaatgactCAATGGTTCAGACTGCTTCCACATGACCAGACAGTCTTGACCGTGACCTTGCCAGtccacagtactcagctctggctgCCAGCACCCGCCAGGCTCTTCTTGCGTACCTCACTGGGCTTCTTGCCTGTAGCGTTAGCAGCTGAGCTTCGGGCCCCTCTTGTCGGGGGCTGGGAAGCCAATGTGGGCTTTGCCCCACCCGAGGGGACCTTGCTGAGTGGGTCAGTACTTCGTCCAGGCTCGATAATAGTGTTTATAACTAAAAACAGAAAGACATGGAGTAATGCAACTATCCCCTTGCAGCTAGTCTTACATACGCACAATAAGAGGCCTATATGTTacttttattttcacatttagCACTGAAAAACAAAGCCACATAAAGGCACCATGGAGCAGAAatggattatttttcataaaatgtattgaagtgatGGACAAAAATTGTATGGACATATCCTGGTAGGAACTGTACTTTTCGGCACGACAATGCAATGGAGTTACATCAAATAGCAACATTTTAGTAAGACCACCAATTTATCAATTAGAATACAAGACAACAGATATCTAATCAACAGTAACAGTCTAGTGCTTATCTGTTCTTTAACTGCACATATCCCATTaactaattttattattattattattattattattattattattattattaaatgtttATGTACATAATTTTACAATATTCCATTTTCAGGATATTCAatttgtgtactgtatactttttacaTTTGTTTGCACCACGTTTACCTGATTGCACTGTTGACTGTCTATGCACTATACGTAATCTATCTATGCACTACACCCTTGCTGCTGTAAGCACCCAAATTTCCCTCCAGGATCAATAAATATCATCGTAATTTTAATCTCAATTTTAAAGCAAGAACTTTGTACTACATTTTAATGTCAACAGGTTGAGAATGGAGCATTCAATAGAAGAATACAGGCCATACATCACATCCAGAATACCTTGGATGCTCTTACCTTCTAGTTGTTTATGAACTCTTCTTAATTCCTTCAAAATGGAACTGATTTCCTGAGGTGACAATATAAACAGCATGAATATGAATATCCATAACATAGCACAAATTACATACACTATCCTATGACGTTTCACAATAACTAAGAATTGGTACCAGAGAGAAGGACAAAGGAGACCTTATTTGATGTCTTCAGTATAGGCACTTCATTCTCAGCACTGATCTTTGCCTCGATTTCTTCCCACACTTCTGTCCTGTTGTGGAACAATGACCTGAAATGGCACAGAAGGGACAGACTCAAAACGATAAAAAACATAATGTAGGAGTTTCAAGTCAGAAGTCCGAGGAAGGCAGACACATAGGTGGTTGAAAGTGGTTTGAAGGTTAGGCACAATTTAAATCCTTAAGAACTgataaaaaaagttttttttttattatttctctcATTTCATGCTTTCATGTTTGTATGGAAACAGACATGTGCTCTCGTTTATTTCCAGAAAAGTACCTGCTTTGTACAATCAATTCTGAAAAGACAAAAAGTCCATACAGTCTTACTTCATTTTCTCTGCCAGCTGTTCGGTGTTCTCCCTAATTGCCAGGGACAACTGAGACACAGGATTCAGCATCAGATTGTCTAAAATGACCTGCAAAgtaaaaatgtgtgtttttcaaATTGCACCTATGTCAAATTGCCCATATGTATTCTTTTTCCCACAGAAAATTGTAAAAGAACAAAAAGAGTTGAACGTTAAAGAAATAACCACACCAGAGAAATTTTGCTGCCTGGAGATACCAACAGGATGAAAATTTtgagaaaagaaagaaaatgacCTCTTCACGATTCCAGAGTCGCCGTTTGGAATCTTCTTCATTCATATTTGGGTCTGGGTCCCGGACTCCCACTGCACCTGGTGGAACTTTTTGGTAGTTCAAGCTGGCTTCTGGAATGTGCTGAATTAACTGTGAGTGAAGACATAAATGGCCATTAGGAGGAATTAATCAGACTATCATCATAAACAAGCTGGATATGGGATTATACTGTATACTATATGATGAGTGGGTAACAATGACAGTATGAAAATGTTACTCAACGTATGGGGTAGGGGGTGGACACTAACTGTTTAGAAATGGCACTCCAGAGTTCAGGAGGGGCACTCACAATTCTAGCAGATCattaactgtacaaaagtcagTCAAATTACAGGAAGTCATTCACACATTCACAGAAATCATTCAtgtacagtgctgtgcaaaagtattgtgcgtttaatgctatttatcagGGTAGTAAGTGTTAGTTTGTCAGGAAAAGAACTAAACACAGTTCAACATTAGAATACATGCAAATGAACAGTAACACAGTAAAAAGTAATATGAAGTTTTTCTCTTCCCTTAAAATGTATTGATATCTTGCTGGACAGCTAGAGGAACACaggttcagttcccaaacctctgcaCAGCGGCGCCTCAGCCATTCCACGTGTTCATTAGATTTCACCACCAATTTAATTAATCAGTTCATAATGTGATGcgatattgattagccaaacatggtATGCTAGTGGATATTTCAATAAATACATGGATATGTTGGACAGTTACTGCAAATACTTTTTGGAATGACTTTAGAAGAGGTATTGAAATGACTAGCCCAATATAtacagtgccagtcaaaagtttggagacagcaagccacctacaaaggagagtgatagtaTTACATCAAATGACCAGGCCACCTGACGTAAACACAGTAGGAATGGATTTGGTGGAGTTTGACCAGAAAGTGAAGGAAAAGGAGGCAAAGAGttcaaaaaatgtcaaaagtcacgtattttgtttggttacttttggttaaggttagggctgggtagggattaaggtcttcatcacgagtgagggaaggatggagcgggagatcgacaggcagataggtgcggcgtcagcagtgatgcgggcgctgcatcggtctgtcatggtgaagagagagctgagccaaaaggcaaagctcttgatttacctgttgatctacgttcctaccctcacctatgatcatgagctatgggtagtgactgaaagaacgagatcgcgggtacaagcggccgaaatgagtttcctccgcagggtggctgggctctcccttagagacagagtgaggagctcggtcattcgggagggactccaTTCGGGAgccactgctcctccgcattgagaggagccagatgaggtggctcgggcatctactTAGGATGCATCCcggacacctccctggtgaggtgttccggacaTGTCTCACTCGGGCTATGTCTCTcgactggcctgggaacgcctcgggatccccccagaggagctggatgaagtggccgaggagagggaagtctgggtttccctgctgagactgctgcccccgtgacccaacCTCGGATAAGTGGAGgataatagatggatggatggatggatggatggatgttgggattagttttccccatataaataaatggagagtcctcacaaagaaataattacaaacctatgtgtgtgtgtttgtgtgtctgtgtatgaagttcatttaaacatatattatttgactgcctaagacatttgcacagtactgtacacatTTTGTAGTTTGGTATGGCTATTTAGTGTAATTGTTAGTTTATTTTGGGTATCAGGTAGCATACGTAGGATTTACATGTATGGTAGCTGTGAGAAATGGGCTTGATAAAAACATATAAACAATAAATGAGGAATGCACCTGGGAAAAGCGGGTGGCCTGCAAGGATGGAAATATTCTCTGTTTACaaacagaaaaagaaaatgGCCATAAAGATCAAGCACGTGTTGAAAGACAATCTACGCTCCTAGCAGATCTGAACAGTGAAATGTCCTTATGCGTATAGTTTAATTCTAGAATACAGTTACATTGGGGGTAAAGAAATGTATACCATACATGGAGTTATTTAAAGCATTAGTGCAACTTTATACAGCTGACTGTAGCTATCCAAACCAGCCTATATTGTTGTATCTGGAAAGTTAATTGCAACAGAAATCCCCTACAAAAGTAGTGCACTGATTGTGGGTACTCTGTGGTCCTCTACCTCCTCCCGGGCAGAAATGGTGGAGGCTGGAGTGTTGGGCATAGAGCCAGGTGAGGTTGCAGTGCCCATTCCCGAGTCAGCTTCACCTGCCACATCATGGATCTCTTGAGCCAACATAGCCAAGTCTTTGGCAAGGTCCTGACTGAGCCTGCAGCAGTCAGACACAGATGCATAATAtatcatatacatacactgcttCAGGCATTCTCAACTGGATTGTTTTCTCAAAGAATACCAAGATGAGaaatgtgtgtacatgtgtatcTGTGTTTAAGTGCTGTTGAATAAACAGGTTTTTCTTCCAATGCACCAAACAAAGAAGCTCCTTATTCCCCCATGACTCAAAGTTACCTGGCAATTTCAGCACTGTGTGTGGACCAATGCTGGAAGGAGCTGGTCTCATTGTCCACTGCTGAACCTTCATTTTTGGCTTTGGATTGGACTGGGGCAGCCTTGGTGATACTCGGAGTCTGTGTAGCTGCTGAAGCATGGGAGCGCTTGTGTTTAGCAGTGCCTGTAGGGGCATCATATTCCTCCTCCGATGTAGAGGAATAATCAGAGCCTTTCTGCCGTTGCCGAGAACCTTCCCAAATTAGTTGGTTTGAGGAAAGGAAACAGGTGGTTGATAGTGGTTTGAAGGACAGATTTTGGAAAATGAGGGGTTCCAGGATTGAATGTTAACATTTGAGGAGAATGTTGCACCAGGTGTTGGTGATATACAGTTGAAAATTTGAAGGGTTAGGGTAAAGGGATGAAGAAAATAGATAGGACATAAGCAGATATAGTTACAGTAATTCACCAGCATGCAAAAGccaaattaatttaaatttgaAGTGGTAATCATTTTGTTCATACAGTTTTTGATTTTAAGGCCATGAATCTGTTTTGAAATACAATTTCAGGTGAATCCAGATGACCACTTCACAATATACTCCAAGgtgtaaataaaagaaattctcatttattattattaatgtattattaaTATAGTTCAAAATGCAAAGCAAGAAAATGAATTATTGCAGAAAATATTAACGTTTTCAGACAGCCAAAAAAAGTGTTAACTGGAAAGTGTTAGTTGTTATATTGAactccaggcagaagcaaatcaTATACTGTAGACCTACTAATGTATGACTTATACTACTATACTATGCTATGGTACTGTATACTACACTGTAGTACATTATACTGCACTAACACTAAGTCAATAGCATATTAATTCTGGACCACTGCTATATGTACAAAATCAAGGGGGTGACACCTATTCACTCAGGAAGCAAGGcttgaaaaaaaacatgctaaaaCAAGATTCCATTCACTAAGAATTACTTTCGTTAATCGGTTGAATTCATTCCACAAAAAAAGTTACCTGTCAAACTCTTTCATTGCACAACTCTATTAACACGTACATGTATGCAACAAACTCAGCGAAGTTAACATGTCAGCAGCCAAGATAAACACACTGGAGACCTTTTCACTTACCGGTAGTGCTAGAATACTTGGCACTGCTGGATCGAGCGCGGGTGATGGGCTGCTTTGAGGGAGCCGTCCTGGGTGCCTTTCCGGCCCCAGGCTTCATCTCAGTTGTTCCTGCCTTACGAATGGAGGTACTGAGCTCTGAGCTACGATTAAGGGCATCAGCCCGGCTGGTGGACTCAGTATCACTAGGCATGGTGAACGAACCTGTCCTCTTCCTAGGCAAAGCTAAGACATCCAGGCGCGACAATTTCTTACTGTCAGCCGGGGCTTTGGTTGGTGGGTTGATATCGGAACCTTGAGAGGCTCGGTCTGTCTCTGTGCCCTCAGTATCAGAAGCCTCGCCCAGACGGGCCCGACGCAGCATAGATGCACGGGTGGGTCGTGGGGAGGAGAGGCTGTTGGAGCGAGTCAGTGCTTGGTACACCGCTCCTTTCAAGGAATCTTTCTGGAGCACAGCTGGAAGACGTTTGCGGGTACCAAGCCGGGAACCAGATTCATAGTCAGAGGAGGCAGTTTCGGGCCAGTACTGCAGGCTTGAGCTTTGCTGCTCATCCGTGAAGTCCAGTGAGCCACGGTTCCCAGTGCTTCGCCGGATCTGAAGACGTTTATTCGGCTCGCCCTTGCTGGTGTGGTCGGTGACATGGGCACGGCGCTTCTCAGATAAACGTTCACGGGCGGTTGGCTGGCGGGCCACTAGACTTTGGGCAGACGGACTGGATGATGATTTCCCCTTCTGCAGGATACTACTGGTCAACATCTTGGCTGGTGCAGAGGGAGCATTTTTGTTACTGATCAGACTGACAGTGCTGCCTGTGTCCAAATCAGAATCCCCAGACAGTGAGTCCCCTGCGTGGCTGGAAGATCCCGCATGCTTCTGCTCCACCTCATTAAGAGAAGGGCTCTGGTATAGCTCACCATGTTCAATGATACACAGAGCAGGCTGGCTGGAGATGTGTGGAAGCCTGCTGATGGGGATGTCATCGCTTGGTCGATCCTTAGTGAAGCTCTCCTGTCTGACAAAGGAGACGTTGGGCTCCTTTTTGAGCTGGCCATCAGTGCCCTGTGAATGGAGGCTGGGAGCAGAAGCATTTGGCCTGACAGCTCTACGGGGCTCACGGTTACTTGAATGCCTTGCAAGAACAGCTGCTGGGGAAATTCTGGGAGGTCCATCCTGTTCTCTCCTAGTAGGAAACAGAGCAGGTGCCAAGTCTGTTTTGGAGTAGGTCTCCTCTGACCCAATGTAGAACGATGTAGATTTGACTGAAGATGCAGTCTTTTCTGGCTCTTTGGCTTCATTCTCAGTTTTCTCCTGATTCCTTCTAGCTCGACTGCCCTTGTTTCGATCAACAACAGAGCACTCATCTGACTTGCTGGCATCACTAAGGCTGTCCGGGTCCAAGTCATCTTGGAGGTGCAacttccttgattcttgttgatgGGGCTTAGTGGAGCCATTTTCTGATGTGTTACATTCTGTGACGGGGTCATGCTGAATGACAATAGTAGGAGCTGCACTCTCCAACTTTTCCACTTGTGGTACCTGGGGGAGGAGCCGTCTTGTTCTGGATCCTTGGCTGTTCTCCACATCTGTGTTATCTATGCATTGACTCAGCATTGGTTTGGCATGGCCATCTACATGAACAAACATGCCATTTAATGACGCACTATTAACCAGAATACTTGTAATGTGGTCTCCAGTCATGTGCCGCTGCCATTTGGTGTGACTCACCTGCGTTGGAAAGATCCTCCTGAGAAAGTGCTGCTGTAGGTCCTGACTCACTATAGCCATCTGCCAGGCTGGCCCAGCGGGAAACCCACTTGGAGGCACCTGTGCCTGCAGATGAGGCTGCATGCACCTGAAATACAGACGTCTGTGTTTGACTAATAAGTCTGTGTGGTCTGTGTTTGACTAATAACACTTTTCTAGGAATGTTGTGTctataaaaatatgaatacaatgaatacaatcataacacattataatgcattcataaagtataaaaatggctataaatatttataaaaaggcatacattatagccatgtttacttAGCTTTATGAAGCTGTcaactataatgcattataaatactgtcataatgcaatacaaagcatccgtAATTCTTGTACTGGCCattttaatgcattatgaaggtatgtatagtacattatagatgagagcttcattggcgcttatgaagtattataatcaacaacATCAACACCTTATGATTGTCAATAGgaaatgctgtaatgctttattaattcttaaaccaaccattataatgcatcatgCATTATAGAAGAGtgcttcaagtaaagtgttaccaaagtaACTTCATGAATGAAGCAGAAGGGAGCTTGCAAAGTAAATTTCTTTTCTCAATATGAGTTtaggaggcggcatggtggtgcagtggttgtgcctcacacctctacaacccaggttcaagtctctgcctgggttacatgtgtgtggagtttgcatgttctccccatgtcgtcgtggggtttcctccgggtactccggtttccctccacagtccaaaaacatgctgaggctaattggagttactaaattgcccataggtgtgcatgtgtgagtgactggtgtgtgagtgtgccctgcgatgggctggccccccatcctgggttgttccctgcctcgtgcccattaattccgggataggctccggaccccccacgacccaataggataagcggtttggaaaatggatggaatatgAGTTTATTAGGTATTTTTTGAGCAGAACCCCAAAATGAATATGAGAAATCAATGGACTTTACCTGTGACTGGCTGATGAGACTGTCACTAGGGGTTGCGGAGTTTACATCTTGGACCGGTGCTGCCTTGAAGTCACCAGCACCACcctggttttgatgctggacAGCCTGTTGGTCTTGCTCCTTGTTTATGATGGGTCTCAGTACTCGAGCAGTCACTCCAGCATACTCGGGACAATCGGGGACCCCAAACACCTGGCAGAAAAAAGGCACATGTGAGTGAAGGTGCTAGCATATGAAGAAGAATCCTAGTCAACTAGGAAAGATCAACATCATCTGGGTATTTACAGCTACATCTCATTCTTTATGCAGTAATATTGCCTTGGTCACTGGGAAAGATGCATGTACAACTAGTTTTCCCTGAAATATGGAATCTTTAATTTGCTTTAGGATAATCACTTATTTAAGTAAAACAGCCATTTCAAATGTAATACTGTGAATACTTTGAAACTCATTTTAACCATACACAAAATATGCAACATTAAAAATAATCAAATCAAACTGCAAGCTGCCAGATACTACAATGTCACATTTCCTGCTCTGCAGTAGTCTTTAATGAGTACCTAAATGAAACCCATGTGATGtggggagatcatgcaaacacacacacatgctgcaTCTGAAATTGCACACTTCCATACTAAATCATGCGGCAAAATAGTACACAAGATATACTAGTGCATCTGAAACCATAAGAAGTAGCGTGCCATCTGGGAACTTTTTGTGTACTTAACTGATGTTAAGTGTGAGGACTCtttagccaatcagtcctctagttAGTGACCtcattagggagttgcagtgagaacctgcatacacactggctctttgcagataagattggccacccccgcTCTAAGTGGAAGGCATTTTGGTGCATTTGGTAAACACTTTGTGACATCGGTACTTCCATTCATATGCAGGACATCCGTCATTAAAGGTCATTAAAGTCCCGtagtttaaaatgtgacatagtGCATCTGGAAAAGTTTACTAAGTTTGTACTCACATAGTACGGAATGACCATTTATGTTGTGTGTACTGATTCCCCATTTAAGTACATAGTGCAGAGCACTTCAAATCTGGCCCTTGATtcaaaatccaggccttgttttcagttcttccAGGTACAGTAGTTAGTTTTATAATTACTGAAtggccacagaggcttcacacctgggtcACTGATCAAGAAAGGCTGGAAAATTAGCAGTGCTTGGTCCTTAAGGACCGCGACTTGAACAGCCCTGACATAGTGCCTACTTGTGTGGTTCCAAATGCAGCCACAATGAATGGAAACAGGGTTTGAACCTCCAACCCAAGAGATCTGAGACAATAAGTGCTACCCATGGAGCCGCCATGTATCCCCAAGAGGTCTTTATACTATTCATACTATTCATTATTCAAACAAGGGTTTTTCCAGTCCATGTGATTAATGAACTGTGAGCAATAGTACG
This genomic window from Brienomyrus brachyistius isolate T26 unplaced genomic scaffold, BBRACH_0.4 scaffold51, whole genome shotgun sequence contains:
- the LOC125723783 gene encoding centrosomal protein of 170 kDa protein B-like isoform X1, whose translation is MSVTSWFLVSSSGTRHRLPRELIFVGREDCELMLQSRSVDKQHAVINYDMSSDKHLVKDLGSLNGTFVNDQRIPDQTYIALKLSDVIRFGYDSQVYILERSQHKVPEEALKHEKYTSQLQMTLKASEEKRLGEADGDVAEAQRSTEQKAISEAPMSRPTPLYGQPSWWGEDDTGSKGHLNSEHQQHEGSPKEGSAIMPEVNCSDYRESQDDSIYSYRREPSYFEIPTKEFQTQPKTHEAELHEIPTKDTDTPPLASTITPTPPVVQSHASFTIEFDDCMPGKMKIKDHVTKFSTRQLKLPRKQLAATPTEVMSAESKVADWLVNSNVSMMRQKNPSEDVYSTKSDLAMHIKTLKGHQHEDGTQSDSEDPVLKQKCSTTSNLVQPQPSVQSQQSVLRHQLLPTKFTLPTPAISKETQSPSETPSSPQEIAKTSPQDVNQQAFIIEFFDDNPRKKRSQSFTHNSTHGDSYSALKAKLERRKAGGQGGERVSASSGQIPATQQVTIPLKGPGPGPPQRAGSLKREKGEERLSSAPSGSGFSSHSTSAVSTRPLASVAKTSKLDQDFTGDFVKECNKSTSPTKENTPPLPTSAPPVMETSTHLQTSPSPHTSPNLPPSINHAPTPDHTQPLSHTPTKYASPVLASVPPPPLSVSAHSMDPKASKAVRTEEEDSLSDAGTYTIEMEAPDKEVEEARSMIDKVFGVPDCPEYAGVTARVLRPIINKEQDQQAVQHQNQGGAGDFKAAPVQDVNSATPSDSLISQSQVHAASSAGTGASKWVSRWASLADGYSESGPTAALSQEDLSNADGHAKPMLSQCIDNTDVENSQGSRTRRLLPQVPQVEKLESAAPTIVIQHDPVTECNTSENGSTKPHQQESRKLHLQDDLDPDSLSDASKSDECSVVDRNKGSRARRNQEKTENEAKEPEKTASSVKSTSFYIGSEETYSKTDLAPALFPTRREQDGPPRISPAAVLARHSSNREPRRAVRPNASAPSLHSQGTDGQLKKEPNVSFVRQESFTKDRPSDDIPISRLPHISSQPALCIIEHGELYQSPSLNEVEQKHAGSSSHAGDSLSGDSDLDTGSTVSLISNKNAPSAPAKMLTSSILQKGKSSSSPSAQSLVARQPTARERLSEKRRAHVTDHTSKGEPNKRLQIRRSTGNRGSLDFTDEQQSSSLQYWPETASSDYESGSRLGTRKRLPAVLQKDSLKGAVYQALTRSNSLSSPRPTRASMLRRARLGEASDTEGTETDRASQGSDINPPTKAPADSKKLSRLDVLALPRKRTGSFTMPSDTESTSRADALNRSSELSTSIRKAGTTEMKPGAGKAPRTAPSKQPITRARSSSAKYSSTTAATQTPSITKAAPVQSKAKNEGSAVDNETSSFQHWSTHSAEIARLSQDLAKDLAMLAQEIHDVAGEADSGMGTATSPGSMPNTPASTISAREERIFPSLQATRFSQLIQHIPEASLNYQKVPPGAVGVRDPDPNMNEEDSKRRLWNREEVILDNLMLNPVSQLSLAIRENTEQLAEKMKSLFHNRTEVWEEIEAKISAENEVPILKTSNKEISSILKELRRVHKQLEVINTIIEPGRSTDPLSKVPSGGAKPTLASQPPTRGARSSAANATGKKPSEVRKKSLAGAGSQS